The genomic stretch aatgattttcattcaacctTAATAAGACTTGGTCCATgagattgttttcttttttttttttggtagaaagtccATGAGATTGTAAGGTTAGTATAGGTTTGCTGGCTTACTAAATACCTGTtgttaataataaataaatattgataGTCTGAATTTGTGCTCAGTATAATCAATAGTGATTACACAGAAAAACTTAAGAGGGTGCCTAATGCCTGGATTCCAGGAAATTGAAGGAGCTATAAAAATCATTTTGGCTGttttgttagagagagagagagaacacagGACTCTGAAACTTCACTGTCATATCCAAGTTGTACAAATTGATTTTGGAATGCATAGTCAACCTtaataaaagtacaaaaccCTTGCAAAATACAGAAAAGACTTAAAAATCCCAAGCAAGCTGATCCATAGAACTCACATTGCAATACATACCACAAGACATCATTGTTGAGTCCATAAAATCGAGATCGAAGTTTGAGTTAAACGAAGAACCAGTATGCATGTCCGGATGACCACCACCCTTCACTTCATTGGTTTCATCGAAATCAGCTTCATATACATCCTGCTGGGCTTTCTTTTCTTGATGTAGTACTGGTGGTTGCATCTCTTCCTGCCTTGGAGCCTCAAAGGGTTCAACACCACAAGTACCCCACACGAGATTCTCATCTAAAAACCCAACCCCAGATGGAATTATCGGAGATGAGGTGATGGGTGTGCTCTCAATCTCAATAGAAGATCGGTGACTAGCAAAATCAAAGGAAACCTGGGAGTTTTGGCCTTTAACAGTCCAAGcaagattagggttttggtatTCATAGGAGGGAGGAATTGTCATGGTTTCATGGATTAATGGAGTATGAATTTGAGTAGAAGCAGTACCATATGAAAAAGATGTAGGAGGAGGAGGCAAATTGATAACAAGTGGACTTGTGTTCATTGATCCATCTCTTATATGCGAATTTACAGAGAAAATTGAAGTGGGTTCTTGGTAGATATGAATATTATTGCTTGCATTGTTATTTCTGTTAGTAATCTGATGAGAGGGGATGAGATTGTGAGTTTTTGGGTCCAACCCTTGTGCCATCAGCTTTTTCTTAATGCATGAGTTCCAGAAGTTCTTCACCTCATTATCTGTTCTTCCTGGTAGATGCTTAGCTATCTGGGCCCATCTGTGAAAAACAAAGCAAGGAACATCATCTGGTGATCAGAAGTTGGGAATGCCAAGAAATTAGATGGGTTGAGATTTTAAAGAATTCACAAAAACCTGTTGCCTAGAATTCTATGAACATCAATGatgattctttcttcttcttcagaaaaAGAGCCCCTCTTCAGTTCTGGTCTCAGGTAGTTAATCCATCTTAGTCTGCAACTCTTTCCACACCTTTGTAGCCCTGCGACCTCAAATCAAACCCATTTATAGATACAAGAAAAATAACTAGCTAAAGAGGGGAGGAGAAACTCTGGAGTCCTGACCTGCTTGTTTTGGAACAGAACTCCAACATCCATGGCCATGCGTGGTGATGTATTTGACGagtttctcatcttcttccggAGACCATAGCCCTCTCTTTACTTTCTGTTTGCTACAGCAGTGATGACCCATTTCGAACCACCACTTCAGTAGTAGTACTTAGGCTCAACATTTACTGTaagccttttcttttctttatatatatacttcttgaatatcccctctctctctctctctccctctgccAAGCCTCAAACCTTGACCCAATATATGGTTGCACATAATAATGTTCTAGTATTTAAGGCCATAAGGAGGCTAGTCTGGATTTGTAAATCTTGTCTTGAAGAGTTtctaaaagggaaaatcttattGTAACCAAATATGGTGAAGAAAACAATATATCCATCGTTGTCATTTGATGTGACAAGTCCACCATTGGATATCTAGAAAATCATCTAAAATTTCATCTTCAAATCCATTATTTCCCTATCCATGTTTTATGGCATACCCTCACCTGTACAGCGATCTATCTACAAATTAATAGTACCATGCACTATCTTTGTAGtcttaaattttttaatgatttatttTACAGTGTGAGGTTAAAACTTGACAAGAAATAGAGGACCATGTGGccgttttattttttataaaatttcagTCCCATCTAAGTTACTTGGTGACGTAAATTATACTAATACAAAAACCAAATGTCACCAAAGTGTTGATAACAAATTAAACACttaaatggagagagagagagagaattacttGAGAAAATGTGCTGGAAATCTGTCTTAGGGTACACTCATTGGACCTCATGAGTCATAGAGGACCACTGGTCTCTTGAGTGTTTTGTTAGCTTCCATGCCTTGTTTTCAACCATTAACTTTCAATTTGGTTACTACTCTTTAGTTTGAAATTCATTACATTTCACCAATTAGGAAACAGTACATGAACCTTCAAGCAGCATAGTCCATGGTCGTTAACCATTGGAGAAAATCTATTCTACAAATAAATATCCAAACAATTTTCCACTTGACAGGAAacaaaaaatctcatttggTCAATCTTAAGATCCCTTGCAGAAAATGTGAAAAAGAGTATATATGACACAGATGAAACGTAATAGTATTGATACCAAGAAATGTTTTACGTATATATAAGGTAAGCTGCAAAAGGAAAAGTTAGTTCTTTACCTCTTTTACTTGGGAGAAGGAATGATTTGTTGTCAATTAGAGCAAGCCTAATCATTTCTTGACTACCATTTCAACTTGGAAAATCCTCTTGTCCCCTCTCTCAACTCCTAAGTGCTGtgaacttcttcttcttctctctctctctctctcatacaagaaatgcaaaattctcaatagggtttcattttaaaatattaaaggACTTCTAAAAATATGAAGAGAGTGAAGTGGGTATGTCTTTCGTTCACTCAAACCTTGCTTGGGAGTGTCAGTTTCTTGGTGTCAACgaagaggatgatgattggCAGATTGGGTGCAATCCTCTCATCAGATTCACCATTTTCATCCTTCCTTCCCACTACTGATCCATTCTATgtcctggaaaaaaaaatcattttcttcttcttctcctttttctctcacgtggagaagaaaagaactGAGAAAATCTACCAAAGGAAAATGATTCATCTCCTTTTGTAAATGAATGTCAATTTCATTTCACATATACACCATTGAATTAGAGACCATGAGATTAGCTGAAATTCTTTTCCTCATCTATCTTTTTTAAAAGTTGCTCCATTTTCCTTATTTATCAAAGATAAATGCTATACGTTGATCAGGGCTGATAAGGCCATAACATATTCAAAGCATGAGGATCTCTCTATTTATTACATCGATGGCCTTCATTGCTTTGATAAGCTACGTTTACTAATGAGAAATGAAAGTCTCATACTTTTGTGTCTAAGAAGCATCATCACATGGCTATGACCCATGATGAAAAAACAGACAATTTGCAGTTTTCCATACCATTGCTTTAACCCCCAGCTTAATTTCAAAGTACAGCAGTCATAGTTGAACACATGGAACATCAAGTTTCTTGCTCCCTATGTCATACCTTCATACGAATtactaaaacgatgtagaaaaggatgaaaattacaaataaacAATCGTATAATGCAAGATTTACTTGGTTCAACAAGATTATCTACGTCCATGATGAGATGAGATCTACTTCACTATAGGAGGGTAGAGTCTTTGATAATTTCAAGCAAACTTACACacagttcaagtaagtagaatTGACAATAGGATTgacctttacatttctattaTGAATAAACCACTTCAAATTAATAGGTTAGAATTGAGATCAGTCTCAACGGATTCGATTCATCCAATTTTGATTCCTTAAACCCTATGCTATATAAGGTGGCATGCATGCATTTTTGTGATACATGTAATGAGATTTTCTAACCTCCACATAGGAAGTCCAAATCCTTTGAAATGCAAGCTCTACGAATAACTCCACATGTCATATTCAAAGTGGAGCGATTGGATTGTCTTGATGTACTCAACAGAGAAGGTGCTTAGCAGAGGGATTACTGCTTGAAGTTGGTTTTCTGCAAAGAATGATTTTTATATTTGTAGAGGGTTATTCGAAGCTTAATAGGACTATATCTATTTTATCTTATTAGACTTATATGGTTTGTTGGGAATAATGGTTTAAGGCATTTCTAGGaagatttcttctttttggttttctatGTAGTTGACTTGTCTTCCTAGACAAAGCTTGTTCTTCTatagaaatattatttttttctttatctgattttttttttgttacctgacttttttttttttttaaatagtgtTTTGGTTAATTCTAAAATTTTTGTCATTATATCAATGATCTaaacaccaaacaccatttGATTATTTTTCCTTACACAAGAAGGTCGTATATATGCAGCAATTATACTTGAAATTAATGCGTATTCTAGGGGATTTATCTGAGAATGGACCATGTCTTATTAATTGCACTATTGGACCCTCTCTACATTGAGTGTCTAAGACCCTATCATATTGTTTCAATGTCATGTCTAGCAATCCTCTACGTTAGAAAACTCAGGTACATGGACTGAAAATTCCTCTTTATCCCTAACAAACATATGAGTTTAGTTGAAATGATAATCTTTTCATCTCCATatatggggattttttttttaattgttccaTAGACTGTTAAGACAATTTAGAAGAGTTATGAGAAGATGCATGGATACACATTCAAAGTATCCACATATATTTAGACGAGTTTATATTGTTTTGGATCCAAAATTTGACAGATATATCTAGACCTTGACTTATCCTGAATTGCCAAATCTCACAAGGAAGGGCATTTATTAGCTGGTGCAATTTGGGGAAATCACCCATCTAAATGATCCATTGTTGTCC from Macadamia integrifolia cultivar HAES 741 chromosome 11, SCU_Mint_v3, whole genome shotgun sequence encodes the following:
- the LOC122092735 gene encoding transcription factor MYB86-like encodes the protein MGHHCCSKQKVKRGLWSPEEDEKLVKYITTHGHGCWSSVPKQAGLQRCGKSCRLRWINYLRPELKRGSFSEEEERIIIDVHRILGNRWAQIAKHLPGRTDNEVKNFWNSCIKKKLMAQGLDPKTHNLIPSHQITNRNNNASNNIHIYQEPTSIFSVNSHIRDGSMNTSPLVINLPPPPTSFSYGTASTQIHTPLIHETMTIPPSYEYQNPNLAWTVKGQNSQVSFDFASHRSSIEIESTPITSSPIIPSGVGFLDENLVWGTCGVEPFEAPRQEEMQPPVLHQEKKAQQDVYEADFDETNEVKGGGHPDMHTGSSFNSNFDLDFMDSTMMSCGMYCNVSSMDQLAWDF